The following coding sequences lie in one Polyodon spathula isolate WHYD16114869_AA chromosome 37, ASM1765450v1, whole genome shotgun sequence genomic window:
- the LOC121304407 gene encoding persulfide dioxygenase ETHE1, mitochondrial-like has product MSSPVYGRARSLLACNMAFRTAGNKNCITTWLKPTFVSKRRLILPSQNTSMPAKNYCQRPAQKGLLFRQMFEPISSTYTYLLADCETREAVLIDPVLEEVERDAKLVNELGLRLLYAANTHCHADHITGTGLLKKVVPGCRSVISKDSGAKADITIQEGDSIKFGRFHLEARATPGHTDGCMTFVLNDHSLAFTGDALLIRGCGRTDFQQGSATRLYKSVHEKIFTLPEWCIVYPAHDYRGMTVSTVDEERRLNPRLTKSLEEFVSIMSNLNLPKPTHIDTAVPANMVCGIQGD; this is encoded by the exons ATGAGCTCTCCCGTATACGGACGCGCAAGGTCTCTCTTGGCCTGTAATATGGCTTTTAGGACCGCCGGGAACAAAAATTGCATTACAACCTGGTTGAAGCCAACTTTCGTCAGCAAACGACGGCTGATCCTACCGTCCCAAAACACGAGTATGCCTGCTAAAAATTATTGTCAGCGCCCTGCGCAGAAAGGACTTCTGTTCAGGCAG ATGTTTGAGCCAATAAGCAGCACCTACACTTACCTGCTAGCCGACTGCGAGACCAGAGAGGCGGTTCTGATCGACCCAGTTCTGGAAGAGGTGGAACGGGATGCCAAGTTGGTGAATGAACTCGGGCTCAGACTCCTCTATGCAG CGAACACTCACTGCCATGCAGACCACATCACAGGCACCGGGCTCTTGAAGAAGGTGGTGCCAGGGTGCAGGAGCGTCATTTCAAAGGACAGCGGGGCTAAAGCCGACATCACTATCCAAGAGGGCGATTCCATCAAATTTGGCAGATTC CATCTGGAGGCTCGAGCCACCCCCGGACACACTGACGGCTGCATGACCTTCGTCCTGAATGATCACAGCCTGGCCTTCACTGGAGACGCGCTGCTCATCCGAGGCTGCGGACGAACTGATTTCCAGCAAG gtTCTGCCACAAGACTGTACAAGTCTGTCCATGAAAAAATATTCACCCTCCCTGAGTGGTGCATTGTGTACCCTGCTCACGACTATAGAG GAATGACAGTGTCTACAGTGGACGAGGAAAGGAGGCTGAACCCTCGACTGACTAAAAGCTTGGAAGAGTTTGTCAGTATTATGAGCAACCTGAACCTACCCAAGCCTACACACATAG ACACAGCTGTTCCTGCCAATATGGTGTGTGGAATCCAGGGTGACTGA
- the LOC121304158 gene encoding transmembrane protease serine 3-like isoform X2: protein MAELEVIDAPPSGDASREHSPVEFEGLEPLPFTEGATVTSLIQVVPPSLTEVSAPPTDPRTASSAGQVGIPIEPTKTLAEGEGGVDSDAHSVPAAPQGLQMFIITVLVLLVLLAVALVICLIVKFVCFPARKKPPCGDLSSPCGESGNCSSSLSTALCLTKQYLNDTNNSSKEYRNPVVLWGGNSLLRLYNPADQKYYSVCHQGFNQTLAWLSCQELGLNSHPVSQAVSLNSLGSQDLGDLASIEERVSSNALERLLKPVMTCPNNEVVSLQCTDCGHRSVPTERIVGGNPSALGRWPWQASLRWEGRHVCGGSLVSARWVMTAAHCFALYNLLTASKWTLLVGSVSREGSPAGGQYNALEVYYHPLFTHLNNDYDIAMLRTTGDILFSDTVRPVCLPSYGQTFPLNSNCWISGWGYTAEGGPISPVLREGQVQLIDSAVCSHVDVYGSYITPRMLCAGYMDGRTDSCQGDSGGPLVCQSGQSWWLVGIVSWGDGCGRIDRPGVYTNVSELLDWIYRKIQTDKDIP, encoded by the exons ATGGCTGAG CTGGAGGTTATAGATGCTCCCCCTAGTGGAGACGCTAGCCGTGAACACAGCCCTGTTGAG TTTGAGGGTTTAGAACCGCTCCCTTTCACAGAAGGTGCTACCGTGACCAGTCTGATTCAG GTGGTACCACCCAGTTTGACAGAAGTCTCGGCCCCCCCCACAGACCCCCGGACAGCGAGCTCCGCAGGGCAGGTGGGCATCCCAATTGAGCCAACCAAGACCTTGGCGGAGGGCGAGG gAGGTGTGGACTCAGATGCCCACTCAGTGCCTGCTGCCCCCCAGGGTTTGCAGATGTTCATCATCACTGTGCTGGTGTTGCTGGTGCTCCTTGCTGTCGCCTTGGTGATTTGCCTCATCG TGAAGTTTGTGTGTTTCCCCGCAAGGAAGAAGCCACCATGCGGGGACCTATCCTCCCCTTGTGGAGAGAGTGGGAATTGCAGCTCCTCTCTGTCTACTGCCCTCTGCCTGACCAAGCAGTACCTTAATGACACCAACAACTCTAGCAAAG AGTACAGGAACCCAGTGGTGCTGTGGGGTGGGAATTCGCTCTTGCGCCTCTATAACCCGGCTGACCAGAAGTACTACAGCGTGTGTCACCAGGGCTTCAACCAGACCTTGGCATGGCTCTCCTGCCAGGAACTCGGCCTTAACAG TCACCCCGTGTCACAGGCAGTGAGTCTGAACTCGCTGGGGTCACAGGACCTGGGAGATCTGGCCTCCATTGAGGAGAGGGTGTCGAGCAACGCTCTCGAGAGACTGCTAAAGCCAGT CATGACCTGCCCCAACAATGAAGTAGTTTCTCTGCAGTGCACAG actgtGGTCACCGCTCTGTACCTACAGAGCGCATTGTGGGTGGCAACCCCTCGGCTCTTGGACGGTGGCCCTGGCAGGCCAGTCTGCGCTGGGAAGGCAGGCATGTGTGTGGGGGCTCGTTAGTGTCAGCACGATGGGTCATGACAGCAGCACACTGCTTCGCACT GTACAACCTGTTGACAGCCAGTAAGTGGACTCTTTTGGTGGGCTCAGTCAGCAGAGAGGGCTCGCCGGCAGGAGGGCAGTACAACGCCCTGGAGGTCTACTACCACCCCCTCTTCACTCACCTCAACAATGACTACGATATTGCCATGCTCCGCACCACCGGAGACATTCTCTTCTCAG ACACAGTGCGGCCGGTGTGCCTTCCTAGCTATGGACAGACTTTCCCCCTCAACTCTAACTGCTGGATATCTGGATGGGGGTACACTGCAGAGGGGG GCCCCATCTCCCCTGTGTTAAGAGAAGGCCAGGTGCAGCTCATCGACAGTGCTGTGTGCAGCCATGTGGATGTCTACGGAAGCTACATCACCCCACGCATGCTGTGCGCTGGCTATATGGACGGCAGGACTGACTCTTGCCAG GGAGACAGTGGGGGTCCATTAGTCTGTCAATCCGGCCAGTCTTGGTGGCTTGTGGGGATCGTGAGCTGGGGGGACGGCTGCGGCAGGATTGATCGCCCGGGGGTCTACACCAACGTCAGCGAACTACTGGACTGGATCTACCGCAAAATACAG ACTGACAAAGATATCCCATGA
- the LOC121304158 gene encoding transmembrane protease serine 3-like isoform X1, with the protein MAELEVIDAPPSGDASREHSPVEAIECVNSWIHFSLQFEGLEPLPFTEGATVTSLIQVVPPSLTEVSAPPTDPRTASSAGQVGIPIEPTKTLAEGEGGVDSDAHSVPAAPQGLQMFIITVLVLLVLLAVALVICLIVKFVCFPARKKPPCGDLSSPCGESGNCSSSLSTALCLTKQYLNDTNNSSKEYRNPVVLWGGNSLLRLYNPADQKYYSVCHQGFNQTLAWLSCQELGLNSHPVSQAVSLNSLGSQDLGDLASIEERVSSNALERLLKPVMTCPNNEVVSLQCTDCGHRSVPTERIVGGNPSALGRWPWQASLRWEGRHVCGGSLVSARWVMTAAHCFALYNLLTASKWTLLVGSVSREGSPAGGQYNALEVYYHPLFTHLNNDYDIAMLRTTGDILFSDTVRPVCLPSYGQTFPLNSNCWISGWGYTAEGGPISPVLREGQVQLIDSAVCSHVDVYGSYITPRMLCAGYMDGRTDSCQGDSGGPLVCQSGQSWWLVGIVSWGDGCGRIDRPGVYTNVSELLDWIYRKIQTDKDIP; encoded by the exons ATGGCTGAG CTGGAGGTTATAGATGCTCCCCCTAGTGGAGACGCTAGCCGTGAACACAGCCCTGTTGAG GCCATAGAATGTGTGAATTCGTGGATTCATTTTTCGCTGCAGTTTGAGGGTTTAGAACCGCTCCCTTTCACAGAAGGTGCTACCGTGACCAGTCTGATTCAG GTGGTACCACCCAGTTTGACAGAAGTCTCGGCCCCCCCCACAGACCCCCGGACAGCGAGCTCCGCAGGGCAGGTGGGCATCCCAATTGAGCCAACCAAGACCTTGGCGGAGGGCGAGG gAGGTGTGGACTCAGATGCCCACTCAGTGCCTGCTGCCCCCCAGGGTTTGCAGATGTTCATCATCACTGTGCTGGTGTTGCTGGTGCTCCTTGCTGTCGCCTTGGTGATTTGCCTCATCG TGAAGTTTGTGTGTTTCCCCGCAAGGAAGAAGCCACCATGCGGGGACCTATCCTCCCCTTGTGGAGAGAGTGGGAATTGCAGCTCCTCTCTGTCTACTGCCCTCTGCCTGACCAAGCAGTACCTTAATGACACCAACAACTCTAGCAAAG AGTACAGGAACCCAGTGGTGCTGTGGGGTGGGAATTCGCTCTTGCGCCTCTATAACCCGGCTGACCAGAAGTACTACAGCGTGTGTCACCAGGGCTTCAACCAGACCTTGGCATGGCTCTCCTGCCAGGAACTCGGCCTTAACAG TCACCCCGTGTCACAGGCAGTGAGTCTGAACTCGCTGGGGTCACAGGACCTGGGAGATCTGGCCTCCATTGAGGAGAGGGTGTCGAGCAACGCTCTCGAGAGACTGCTAAAGCCAGT CATGACCTGCCCCAACAATGAAGTAGTTTCTCTGCAGTGCACAG actgtGGTCACCGCTCTGTACCTACAGAGCGCATTGTGGGTGGCAACCCCTCGGCTCTTGGACGGTGGCCCTGGCAGGCCAGTCTGCGCTGGGAAGGCAGGCATGTGTGTGGGGGCTCGTTAGTGTCAGCACGATGGGTCATGACAGCAGCACACTGCTTCGCACT GTACAACCTGTTGACAGCCAGTAAGTGGACTCTTTTGGTGGGCTCAGTCAGCAGAGAGGGCTCGCCGGCAGGAGGGCAGTACAACGCCCTGGAGGTCTACTACCACCCCCTCTTCACTCACCTCAACAATGACTACGATATTGCCATGCTCCGCACCACCGGAGACATTCTCTTCTCAG ACACAGTGCGGCCGGTGTGCCTTCCTAGCTATGGACAGACTTTCCCCCTCAACTCTAACTGCTGGATATCTGGATGGGGGTACACTGCAGAGGGGG GCCCCATCTCCCCTGTGTTAAGAGAAGGCCAGGTGCAGCTCATCGACAGTGCTGTGTGCAGCCATGTGGATGTCTACGGAAGCTACATCACCCCACGCATGCTGTGCGCTGGCTATATGGACGGCAGGACTGACTCTTGCCAG GGAGACAGTGGGGGTCCATTAGTCTGTCAATCCGGCCAGTCTTGGTGGCTTGTGGGGATCGTGAGCTGGGGGGACGGCTGCGGCAGGATTGATCGCCCGGGGGTCTACACCAACGTCAGCGAACTACTGGACTGGATCTACCGCAAAATACAG ACTGACAAAGATATCCCATGA
- the LOC121304158 gene encoding transmembrane protease serine 3-like isoform X3, translating into MAELEVIDAPPSGDASREHSPVEVVPPSLTEVSAPPTDPRTASSAGQVGIPIEPTKTLAEGEGGVDSDAHSVPAAPQGLQMFIITVLVLLVLLAVALVICLIVKFVCFPARKKPPCGDLSSPCGESGNCSSSLSTALCLTKQYLNDTNNSSKEYRNPVVLWGGNSLLRLYNPADQKYYSVCHQGFNQTLAWLSCQELGLNSHPVSQAVSLNSLGSQDLGDLASIEERVSSNALERLLKPVMTCPNNEVVSLQCTDCGHRSVPTERIVGGNPSALGRWPWQASLRWEGRHVCGGSLVSARWVMTAAHCFALYNLLTASKWTLLVGSVSREGSPAGGQYNALEVYYHPLFTHLNNDYDIAMLRTTGDILFSDTVRPVCLPSYGQTFPLNSNCWISGWGYTAEGGPISPVLREGQVQLIDSAVCSHVDVYGSYITPRMLCAGYMDGRTDSCQGDSGGPLVCQSGQSWWLVGIVSWGDGCGRIDRPGVYTNVSELLDWIYRKIQTDKDIP; encoded by the exons ATGGCTGAG CTGGAGGTTATAGATGCTCCCCCTAGTGGAGACGCTAGCCGTGAACACAGCCCTGTTGAG GTGGTACCACCCAGTTTGACAGAAGTCTCGGCCCCCCCCACAGACCCCCGGACAGCGAGCTCCGCAGGGCAGGTGGGCATCCCAATTGAGCCAACCAAGACCTTGGCGGAGGGCGAGG gAGGTGTGGACTCAGATGCCCACTCAGTGCCTGCTGCCCCCCAGGGTTTGCAGATGTTCATCATCACTGTGCTGGTGTTGCTGGTGCTCCTTGCTGTCGCCTTGGTGATTTGCCTCATCG TGAAGTTTGTGTGTTTCCCCGCAAGGAAGAAGCCACCATGCGGGGACCTATCCTCCCCTTGTGGAGAGAGTGGGAATTGCAGCTCCTCTCTGTCTACTGCCCTCTGCCTGACCAAGCAGTACCTTAATGACACCAACAACTCTAGCAAAG AGTACAGGAACCCAGTGGTGCTGTGGGGTGGGAATTCGCTCTTGCGCCTCTATAACCCGGCTGACCAGAAGTACTACAGCGTGTGTCACCAGGGCTTCAACCAGACCTTGGCATGGCTCTCCTGCCAGGAACTCGGCCTTAACAG TCACCCCGTGTCACAGGCAGTGAGTCTGAACTCGCTGGGGTCACAGGACCTGGGAGATCTGGCCTCCATTGAGGAGAGGGTGTCGAGCAACGCTCTCGAGAGACTGCTAAAGCCAGT CATGACCTGCCCCAACAATGAAGTAGTTTCTCTGCAGTGCACAG actgtGGTCACCGCTCTGTACCTACAGAGCGCATTGTGGGTGGCAACCCCTCGGCTCTTGGACGGTGGCCCTGGCAGGCCAGTCTGCGCTGGGAAGGCAGGCATGTGTGTGGGGGCTCGTTAGTGTCAGCACGATGGGTCATGACAGCAGCACACTGCTTCGCACT GTACAACCTGTTGACAGCCAGTAAGTGGACTCTTTTGGTGGGCTCAGTCAGCAGAGAGGGCTCGCCGGCAGGAGGGCAGTACAACGCCCTGGAGGTCTACTACCACCCCCTCTTCACTCACCTCAACAATGACTACGATATTGCCATGCTCCGCACCACCGGAGACATTCTCTTCTCAG ACACAGTGCGGCCGGTGTGCCTTCCTAGCTATGGACAGACTTTCCCCCTCAACTCTAACTGCTGGATATCTGGATGGGGGTACACTGCAGAGGGGG GCCCCATCTCCCCTGTGTTAAGAGAAGGCCAGGTGCAGCTCATCGACAGTGCTGTGTGCAGCCATGTGGATGTCTACGGAAGCTACATCACCCCACGCATGCTGTGCGCTGGCTATATGGACGGCAGGACTGACTCTTGCCAG GGAGACAGTGGGGGTCCATTAGTCTGTCAATCCGGCCAGTCTTGGTGGCTTGTGGGGATCGTGAGCTGGGGGGACGGCTGCGGCAGGATTGATCGCCCGGGGGTCTACACCAACGTCAGCGAACTACTGGACTGGATCTACCGCAAAATACAG ACTGACAAAGATATCCCATGA
- the LOC121304158 gene encoding transmembrane protease serine 3-like isoform X4 encodes MAELEVIDAPPSGDASREHSPVEAIECVNSWIHFSLQFEGLEPLPFTEGATVTSLIQVVPPSLTEVSAPPTDPRTASSAGQVGIPIEPTKTLAEGEGGVDSDAHSVPAAPQGLQMFIITVLVLLVLLAVALVICLIVKFVCFPARKKPPCGDLSSPCGESGNCSSSLSTALCLTKQYLNDTNNSSKEYRNPVVLWGGNSLLRLYNPADQKYYSVCHQGFNQTLAWLSCQELGLNSHPVSQAVSLNSLGSQDLGDLASIEERVSSNALERLLKPVMTCPNNEVVSLQCTDCGHRSVPTERIVGGNPSALGRWPWQASLRWEGRHVCGGSLVSARWVMTAAHCFALYNLLTASKWTLLVGSVSREGSPAGGQYNALEVYYHPLFTHLNNDYDIAMLRTTGDILFSDTVRPVCLPSYGQTFPLNSNCWISGWGYTAEGGMGL; translated from the exons ATGGCTGAG CTGGAGGTTATAGATGCTCCCCCTAGTGGAGACGCTAGCCGTGAACACAGCCCTGTTGAG GCCATAGAATGTGTGAATTCGTGGATTCATTTTTCGCTGCAGTTTGAGGGTTTAGAACCGCTCCCTTTCACAGAAGGTGCTACCGTGACCAGTCTGATTCAG GTGGTACCACCCAGTTTGACAGAAGTCTCGGCCCCCCCCACAGACCCCCGGACAGCGAGCTCCGCAGGGCAGGTGGGCATCCCAATTGAGCCAACCAAGACCTTGGCGGAGGGCGAGG gAGGTGTGGACTCAGATGCCCACTCAGTGCCTGCTGCCCCCCAGGGTTTGCAGATGTTCATCATCACTGTGCTGGTGTTGCTGGTGCTCCTTGCTGTCGCCTTGGTGATTTGCCTCATCG TGAAGTTTGTGTGTTTCCCCGCAAGGAAGAAGCCACCATGCGGGGACCTATCCTCCCCTTGTGGAGAGAGTGGGAATTGCAGCTCCTCTCTGTCTACTGCCCTCTGCCTGACCAAGCAGTACCTTAATGACACCAACAACTCTAGCAAAG AGTACAGGAACCCAGTGGTGCTGTGGGGTGGGAATTCGCTCTTGCGCCTCTATAACCCGGCTGACCAGAAGTACTACAGCGTGTGTCACCAGGGCTTCAACCAGACCTTGGCATGGCTCTCCTGCCAGGAACTCGGCCTTAACAG TCACCCCGTGTCACAGGCAGTGAGTCTGAACTCGCTGGGGTCACAGGACCTGGGAGATCTGGCCTCCATTGAGGAGAGGGTGTCGAGCAACGCTCTCGAGAGACTGCTAAAGCCAGT CATGACCTGCCCCAACAATGAAGTAGTTTCTCTGCAGTGCACAG actgtGGTCACCGCTCTGTACCTACAGAGCGCATTGTGGGTGGCAACCCCTCGGCTCTTGGACGGTGGCCCTGGCAGGCCAGTCTGCGCTGGGAAGGCAGGCATGTGTGTGGGGGCTCGTTAGTGTCAGCACGATGGGTCATGACAGCAGCACACTGCTTCGCACT GTACAACCTGTTGACAGCCAGTAAGTGGACTCTTTTGGTGGGCTCAGTCAGCAGAGAGGGCTCGCCGGCAGGAGGGCAGTACAACGCCCTGGAGGTCTACTACCACCCCCTCTTCACTCACCTCAACAATGACTACGATATTGCCATGCTCCGCACCACCGGAGACATTCTCTTCTCAG ACACAGTGCGGCCGGTGTGCCTTCCTAGCTATGGACAGACTTTCCCCCTCAACTCTAACTGCTGGATATCTGGATGGGGGTACACTGCAGAGGGGGGTATGGGTCTTTAA
- the LOC121304119 gene encoding D(2) dopamine receptor A-like, whose product MASAKGLLLLLNESQAGLAAAQGNGTADWGRGGGNGTDQERRHIYNFYAMLLTLLIFTIVFGNVLVCMAVSREKALQTTTNYLIVSLAVADLLVATLVMPWVVYLEVVGEWRFSLILCDVFVTLDVMMCTASILNLCAISIDRYTAVAMPMLYNTRYSSKRRVTVMIGVVWVLSFAISCPLLFGLNNTVTREVTKCSIANPAFVVYSSIVSFYVPFIITLLVYVQIYVVLRRRRKRVATRCNSEGAERDPHPPVKNKCTHPEDVQLCTLIVKSNTSFPPNRKKVTLVKEAVVHPSEPDQVCFLAEPERTRPKNTLLGLQSVSLAPSRALPSGAGLPSPVEVPAASPVLNGHPRLKRAFEAPRTTGDGNEKPTLKSTVKGRLSQQKEKKATQMLAIVLGVFIICWLPFFITHILRVHCLQCYISPELYSTATWLGYVNSAVNPIIYTTFNVEFRKAFIKILHC is encoded by the exons ATGGCATCGGCAAAGGGTTTGCTGTTACTGTTGAATGAGAGCCAGGCCGGTTTGGCAGCCGCTCAGGGGAACGGCACGGCAGACTGGGGACGAGGAGGAGGGAACGGCACAGACCAGGAGCGCCGGCACATCTACAACTTCTACGCCATGCTCCTCACCCTGCTCATCTTCACCATCGTGTTCGGGAACGTGCTGGTGTGCATGGCCGTGTCACGAGAGAAAGCTCTCCAGACAACCACCAACTACCTGATCGTCAGCCTGGCCGTGGCAGATCTCCTCGTGGCCACGCTGGTCATGCCGTGGGTCGTGTACCTGGAG GTGGTGGGCGAGTGGCGCTTCAGTCTGATTCTCTGTGACGTCTTCGTCACCCTCGATGTCATGATGTGCACCGCCAGCATTCTGAACCTCTGTGCAATCAGCATTGACAG GTACACGGCGGTTGCCATGCCAATGCTCTATAACACCCGCTACAGTTCGAAGCGCAGGGTTACAGTGATGATTGGAGTCGTGTGGGTGCTTTCCTTCGCAATCTCCTGCCCTTTGCTTTTCGGACTCAACAACACAG TGACAAGAGAGGTTACAAAATGCAGCATTGCTAACCCTGCCTTTGTGGTGTACTCCTCCATCGTCTCGTTCTACGTTCCCTTCATCATCACGCTGCTGGTCTACGTGCAGATCTACGTGGTGCTGCGGCGGCGGCGGAAGCGAGTGGCCACGCGGTGCAACAGCGAAGGAGCCGAGCGCGACCCACACCCCCCCGTCAAG AACAAATGTACCCACCCAGAGGATGTCCAGTTGTGCACTTTGATTGTGAAATCGAACACCAGCTTCCCGCCCAACAGAAAAAAAGTG ACCCTGGTAAAAGAAGCTGTGGTTCACCCGTCAGAGCCAGATCAAGTTTGCTTCCTAGCTGAGCCGGAGAGGACCCGACCAAAGAACACCCTCCTGGGGCTCCAGTCCGTGTCTCTGGCCCCCTCCCGGGCTCTGCCCAGCGGAGCCGGCCTGCCCTCTCCAGTGGAAGTGCCAGCCGCGTCCCCGGTACTCAACGGCCACCCCAGACTGAAGCGGGCCTTCGAGGCTCCGCGCACCACCGGGGACGGAAATGAGAAACCCACCCTCAAATCCACAGTCAAGGGCCGCTTATCCCAGCAGAAAGAGAAGAAAGCCACGCAGATGCTGGCCATCGTCCTGG GCGTCTTCATCATCTGCTGGCTGCCTTTCTTCATCACGCACATCCTGAGGGTCCACTGCCTGCAGTGCTACATCTCTCCAGAGCTCTACAGCACCGCCACCTGGCTGGGCTACGTCAACAGCGCTGTCAACCCCATCATCTACACCACCTTCAACGTGGAGTTCCGCAAGGCCTTCATAAAGATCCTGCACTGCTGA